Proteins found in one Triticum aestivum cultivar Chinese Spring chromosome 4D, IWGSC CS RefSeq v2.1, whole genome shotgun sequence genomic segment:
- the LOC123096685 gene encoding LOW QUALITY PROTEIN: uncharacterized protein (The sequence of the model RefSeq protein was modified relative to this genomic sequence to represent the inferred CDS: deleted 1 base in 1 codon; substituted 1 base at 1 genomic stop codon), with the protein MEVPTSVLRAIDALRRSFLWSGADKASGAQCLVAWDRVTRAKDEGGPGVRALPVQNWCLLMKLLHSPHSCQDTPWVRWVWGELGRSLLTPASAMSLLGPHWASLAKLMPLYRAITRVSIGDGRTTAFWLDSWLPGGALSVRMSSLFSHTTLPDVSVAHVIQHGLDRGLVPRLNNTGAREREVLLPIIQALVLSEGANVQTLRPGCAKGAALSSAGVYNSATSVEXERCSSTSSGRTTPPAGSDSSPGSWSKLGYTRGMSSCVNTLLSLPEQVAQSARRCSRRPSTSSLPTPLPGSCGPQLGRPMVSSVKLLHLMSPPSSPPPPPPPARTGTTFLLLCCWQLWKHCNMVVFQGLPPSLPRLLQLCREDAVLWRVCLPAALKQAVDVWLGCLTPLMLHPTPSSSSSSSLCACKNVLVTDVLLGSFGPDI; encoded by the exons ATGGAAGTCCCGACGTCTGTCCTCCGTGCGATTGATGCCCTGCGGCGCTCCTTCCTTTGGTCCGGTGCGGACAAAGCGTCGGGGGCGCAGTGCCTTGTCGCTTGGGACCGCGTCACCCGGGCCAAGGATGAAGGTGGTCCGGGGGTGCGCGCCCTGCCGGTCCAGAATTGGTGCCTCCTGATGAAGCTCCTCCACAGTCCACACTCTTGCCAGGACACCCCATGGGTGCGCTGGGTTTGGGGTGAGCTGGGTCGCTCATTGCTAACCCCAGCGTCGGCCATGTCGCTCCTCGGACCACATTGGGCCTCCCTGGCCAAGCTTATGCCTCTGTACAGGGCGATCACCAGGGTCTCCATCGGGGACGGGCGCACGACGGCGTTCTGGCTCGACTCTTGGCTCCCCGGCGGCGCCCTCTCTGTCCGGATGAGCTCTCTCTTCTCCCACACCACCTTGCCGGATGTCTCGGTTGCCCACGTCATCCAACACGGGCTGGACAGGGGGCTTGTCCCGCGGCTGAACAACACTGGGGCGCGGGAGCGTGAGGTCCTCCTCCCCATCATCCAGGCGCTGGTGTTGTCTGAGGGGGCCAATGTGCAGACACTTCGCCCTGGCTGTGCCAAAGGCGCCGCTCTCTCCTCTGCCGGGGTCTAC AACTCTGCCACTTCGGTGGAGTGAGAGCGCTGTTCGTCGACTTCGTCTGGGCGAACTACGCCCCCAGCAGGGTCCGATTCTTCGCCTGGCTCCTGGTCCAAGCTCGGATACACACGAGGGATGTCCTCTTGCGTAAACACATTGTTGAGCCTGCCGGAGCAGGTTGCCCAATCTGCTCGACGCTGCTCGAGACGGCCGAGCACCTCATCTTTGCCTACCCCTTTGCCCGGCAGTTGTGGGCCTCAGTTGGGGCGAccgatggtctcctccgtcaagctGCTCCACCTTATGTCCCCGCCaagctcgcccccccccccccccccccccgcccggacGGGGACGACCTTCCTGCTCCTATGCTGTTGGCAACTTTGGAAGCACTGCAACATGGTCGTCTTCCAGGGCTTGCCCCCGTCGCTTCCCCGACTGCTGCAACTATGTAGAGAGGACGCCGTTCTCTGGCGTGTTTGCCTCCCAGCCGCTCTTAAGCAGGCTGTTGATGTGTGGCTAGGGTGCCTAACCCCCCTGATGTTACACCCtaccccttcctcctcctcctcctcctctctctgtgCTTGTAAAAATGTACTGGTGACAGATGTTTTACTCGGGAGTTTTGGCCCAGATATATGA